A single window of Armatimonadota bacterium DNA harbors:
- a CDS encoding shikimate dehydrogenase → MTREPATPDLDPQSPAASRAPESGGSPDGGIGRFAFIIHPLRVEDFARRYPVTRRLPARLVERVFRWVPPRLVSRITGIRSPTGARAEGWFIGLPLTPRTLLESPLEFAYRRIIQAGRLAEALGARIVGLGAFTKIVGDRGVTVARHLRIPVTTGNSYTAATAVEGALLAARRMGIDPSGATVAVVGATGSIGTACSHLLSREAGRLVLVARTREALEALADRLRGGRARIEVGTDVRQAVRAADVVLAVSSATDVLIEPEDLRPGAVVCDVARPRNVSRLVYERRDDVLVIDGGVIQVPGDVDFGFDFGFPPRMCEACMAETILLALERRFEPFTLGREVDLARVEEIAALARRHGFALAGLRRFERAIHDGEIERIRQAARRAGVARA, encoded by the coding sequence GTGACGCGCGAGCCCGCGACCCCAGACCTCGACCCGCAGTCCCCCGCCGCGTCGCGGGCGCCGGAGTCCGGAGGATCCCCCGACGGCGGCATCGGCCGGTTCGCGTTCATCATCCACCCCCTGCGGGTGGAGGACTTTGCCCGCCGCTACCCGGTGACCCGCCGGCTGCCGGCCCGCCTGGTCGAGCGGGTGTTCCGGTGGGTCCCGCCTCGCCTGGTGTCCCGCATCACGGGCATCCGCTCGCCTACCGGGGCGCGAGCCGAGGGCTGGTTCATCGGCCTCCCCCTGACTCCCCGCACGCTGCTGGAGTCCCCGCTGGAGTTCGCCTATCGCCGCATCATCCAGGCCGGGCGCCTGGCCGAGGCCCTGGGGGCCCGCATCGTCGGGCTGGGCGCCTTCACCAAGATCGTCGGTGACCGCGGCGTGACCGTGGCGCGCCACCTCCGCATCCCGGTGACCACGGGCAACAGCTACACGGCGGCCACGGCCGTGGAAGGCGCCCTCCTGGCGGCCCGGCGGATGGGCATTGACCCCTCCGGGGCCACGGTGGCCGTGGTGGGCGCCACGGGGTCCATCGGCACCGCGTGCAGTCACCTGCTGTCCCGGGAGGCGGGACGGCTGGTGCTGGTGGCCCGCACCCGGGAGGCCCTCGAGGCGCTGGCGGACCGACTGCGGGGCGGCCGGGCCCGGATCGAGGTGGGGACCGATGTGCGGCAGGCCGTCCGCGCGGCCGACGTGGTCCTGGCCGTCTCGTCGGCCACCGACGTCCTGATCGAGCCCGAGGACCTGCGGCCCGGTGCGGTGGTGTGCGACGTGGCCCGGCCCCGCAATGTCTCGCGCCTGGTGTACGAGCGCCGGGACGATGTGCTGGTCATCGACGGCGGCGTCATCCAGGTGCCCGGGGATGTGGACTTTGGGTTTGACTTCGGGTTTCCGCCGCGGATGTGCGAGGCGTGCATGGCCGAGACCATCCTGCTGGCCCTGGAGCGCCGCTTCGAGCCGTTCACCCTGGGGCGCGAGGTGGACCTGGCCCGGGTGGAGGAGATCGCCGCGCTGGCCCGCCGCCACGGGTTTGCCCTGGCGGGCCTGCGGCGGTTCGAGCGGGCGATCCACGACGGCGAAATCGAGCGGATCCGCCAGGCCGCCCGCCGCGCCGGCGTCGCCCGCGCTTGA
- the greA gene encoding transcription elongation factor GreA, with protein MAEAEKETILTPEGLRRLEEELEHLKTVRRKEVAERIKQSKAFGDLMENSEYEDAKNEQAFVEGRILQLEQLLRNARVVDNHGVPPDQVTVGSTVQVKDLGSGEEITYMIVGTAEADPARARISNESPVGRALLGRRAGETVEVTVPAGRIRYRILKVTH; from the coding sequence ATGGCAGAGGCGGAAAAGGAGACCATTCTGACGCCCGAAGGCCTCCGGCGGCTTGAGGAGGAGCTGGAGCACCTCAAGACCGTCCGCCGGAAGGAGGTGGCCGAGCGCATCAAGCAGTCCAAGGCGTTCGGCGACCTGATGGAAAACTCCGAATACGAGGACGCCAAAAACGAGCAGGCGTTCGTGGAGGGGCGGATCCTGCAGCTGGAGCAGCTGCTGCGCAACGCGCGGGTGGTGGATAACCACGGGGTGCCGCCCGACCAGGTCACCGTCGGGTCCACGGTCCAGGTAAAGGATCTCGGCAGCGGAGAGGAAATCACGTACATGATCGTCGGCACCGCCGAGGCCGACCCGGCCCGGGCCCGGATCAGCAATGAGTCGCCCGTGGGGCGGGCGCTCCTCGGCCGGCGCGCCGGGGAGACGGTGGAGGTGACGGTACCGGCGGGGCGGATCCGGTATCGGATCCTGAAGGTGACCCATTGA
- a CDS encoding ATP-dependent Clp protease ATP-binding subunit, which yields MFERFTERARRVIILAQEEAKRLNHSAVGTEHILLGIIREGEGVASKVLESLNISPERVRAEIESAIGRGERAPYEEVAFTPRAKKVLELALDEARRLGHNYIGTEHLLLGLIREGEGVAARVLEAMGADLERVRAQVVYLLGEEGTTTYTKQASKTPTLDEFGRDLTKLAREGKLDPVIGREREIERVIQVLSRRTKNNPALIGEPGVGKTAITEGLAQRIVRGDVPDVLRNKRVVQLDLAALVAGTKYRGEFEERMKKVMDEIRKAQNEVILFVDELHTLVGAGAAEGAIDASNILKPALARGELQCIGATTLDEYRKYVERDAALERRFQPILVSEPTVEQTIEILKGLRERYEAHHGVTISDEALVAAATLAEKYIADRFLPDKAIDLMDEAASKIRLQASFLPQEVRQAMERVERVRREKEEAIKNQDFEKAALLRDKEKVLRQKLEELESSWKREKGRDVSTVTAEDIADVVSSWTGIPVTRLVEEETQRLLRMEESLHERIVGQEEAVSAVAKAVRRARTGLKDPRRPVGSFIFLGPTGVGKTELARALAEFLFGDENALIRIDMSEYSERHTISRLVGSPPGYVGYEEGGQLTEAVRRRPYSVVLFDEIEKAHPEIFNVLLQILDDGRLTDAQGRTVDFKNTVIIMTSNVGAPLLEKEVAIGFRPIRDEQEAMETAYARMKERITEELRRTFRPEFLNRIDEIIIFRPLTSQQIKAIVDILIARVRRELRGQNMDLELTEAAKELLAREGFDPTFGARPLRRTIQRLIEDQLSDELLRGNFSPGDTVVVDARDDRIIFERKRQPEPALKGD from the coding sequence ATGTTTGAGCGGTTCACCGAACGCGCCCGCCGGGTGATCATCCTTGCCCAGGAGGAGGCCAAGCGCCTCAATCACAGCGCGGTGGGCACCGAGCACATCCTGCTCGGGATCATCCGCGAGGGCGAGGGGGTCGCCAGCAAGGTCCTGGAGAGCCTCAACATCTCGCCGGAGCGGGTGCGGGCCGAGATTGAGAGCGCCATCGGCCGGGGCGAGCGCGCCCCCTACGAAGAGGTGGCCTTCACCCCCCGGGCCAAGAAGGTCCTGGAGCTGGCCCTGGACGAGGCCCGGCGGCTGGGCCACAACTACATCGGCACCGAGCACCTTCTCCTGGGCCTGATCCGGGAAGGGGAGGGGGTGGCCGCCCGGGTCCTGGAGGCCATGGGCGCCGACCTGGAGCGGGTGCGGGCCCAGGTGGTGTACCTGCTGGGCGAGGAGGGCACCACCACCTACACCAAGCAGGCCAGCAAGACCCCGACCCTGGACGAGTTCGGCCGCGACCTCACCAAGCTGGCCCGGGAGGGCAAGCTGGACCCGGTCATCGGCCGCGAGCGGGAGATCGAGCGGGTCATCCAGGTCCTCTCCCGCCGGACCAAGAACAACCCGGCCCTCATCGGGGAGCCCGGGGTGGGCAAGACGGCCATCACCGAGGGACTGGCCCAGCGCATCGTCCGCGGAGACGTGCCCGACGTGCTGCGCAACAAGCGGGTCGTGCAGCTGGACCTGGCGGCGCTGGTGGCGGGCACCAAATACCGCGGCGAGTTCGAAGAGCGCATGAAGAAGGTGATGGACGAGATCCGCAAGGCCCAGAACGAGGTGATCCTGTTCGTCGACGAGCTGCACACCCTGGTGGGCGCCGGGGCGGCCGAGGGCGCCATCGATGCCAGCAACATCCTCAAGCCTGCCCTGGCCCGGGGCGAGCTCCAGTGCATCGGGGCCACCACCCTGGACGAGTACCGGAAGTACGTCGAGCGGGATGCGGCCCTGGAGCGGCGGTTCCAGCCCATCCTGGTCAGCGAGCCCACCGTGGAGCAGACCATCGAGATCCTCAAGGGCCTGCGGGAACGCTACGAGGCCCACCACGGGGTGACCATCAGCGACGAGGCTCTGGTGGCCGCCGCCACCCTGGCCGAGAAGTACATCGCCGACCGCTTCCTGCCCGACAAAGCCATCGACCTGATGGACGAGGCGGCCAGCAAGATCCGCCTGCAGGCGTCCTTCCTGCCCCAGGAGGTCCGGCAGGCGATGGAGCGGGTGGAGCGGGTCCGGCGCGAGAAAGAGGAGGCCATCAAGAACCAGGACTTCGAGAAAGCGGCCCTGCTGCGGGACAAGGAGAAGGTCCTGCGCCAGAAGCTGGAGGAGCTGGAGTCCTCCTGGAAGCGGGAGAAGGGCCGCGACGTCAGTACCGTCACCGCCGAAGATATCGCCGACGTGGTGTCCTCCTGGACCGGCATCCCGGTCACCCGCCTGGTGGAGGAGGAGACCCAGCGGCTGCTGCGCATGGAGGAGTCCCTCCACGAGCGGATCGTGGGGCAGGAGGAGGCCGTCAGCGCCGTGGCCAAGGCGGTCCGCCGCGCCCGGACGGGGTTGAAGGATCCGCGGCGTCCGGTGGGCTCGTTCATCTTCCTGGGCCCCACCGGGGTCGGCAAGACCGAGCTGGCCCGGGCGCTGGCCGAGTTCCTGTTCGGCGACGAGAACGCCCTGATCCGCATCGACATGTCCGAGTACAGCGAGCGGCACACCATCAGCCGGCTGGTGGGCTCGCCGCCCGGCTACGTGGGCTACGAGGAGGGCGGGCAGCTCACCGAGGCGGTGCGGCGGCGGCCCTACTCGGTGGTCCTCTTTGACGAGATCGAAAAGGCTCACCCGGAGATCTTCAACGTGCTGCTGCAGATCCTGGACGACGGCCGGCTGACCGACGCCCAGGGTCGGACGGTGGACTTCAAGAACACGGTCATCATCATGACCAGCAACGTGGGCGCGCCGCTTCTGGAGAAGGAGGTGGCCATCGGCTTCCGGCCCATCCGGGACGAGCAGGAGGCCATGGAGACCGCCTACGCCCGGATGAAGGAGCGCATCACCGAGGAGTTGCGGCGGACCTTCCGCCCCGAGTTCCTCAACCGGATCGACGAGATCATCATCTTCCGGCCCCTGACCAGCCAGCAGATCAAGGCCATCGTGGACATCCTCATCGCCCGGGTCCGCCGGGAGCTGCGGGGACAGAACATGGACCTGGAACTCACCGAGGCCGCCAAGGAGCTGCTGGCCCGGGAGGGATTCGATCCCACCTTCGGCGCCCGGCCCCTGCGGCGCACCATCCAGAGGCTGATCGAAGACCAGCTGTCCGACGAGCTGTTGCGGGGGAACTTCAGCCCCGGCGACACCGTGGTGGTGGACGCCCGGGACGACCGCATCATCTTCGAGCGCAAGCGCCAGCCCGAGCCGGCGCTGAAGGGGGACTGA
- the radA gene encoding DNA repair protein RadA, with protein sequence MSKVRWQYVCQACGYTSPKWLGRCPSCEAWNSLVEEAVGDGPPARREVPAAIPVPVTDVSSAGPSRVSTGVGELDRVLGGGLVPGSVVLIGGDPGIGKSTLLLRACQRLAAGGLTVLYVSAEESLAQVKLRADRLGVAEPRLLLLSETDLDAVLAACERVRPEVVVVDSIQTVGRPDLPSLPGSVGQVRDCTAALVRLAKERAVAVLIVGHVTKEGQLAGPRMLEHMVDTVLYFEGDRHHAYRILRATKNRFGSTNEIGVFEMTAGGLREVTNPSAAFLSGRASDAPGSAVVAALEGTRPVLVEVQALVTPTVFGTPRRTASGVDYNRLVVLLAVLEKRAGLHLSGHDVYASAAGGMTVDDPAADLGIAGAVASSLRNRPADPAAVAIGEVGLAGEVRAVPQLEMRVQEAARLGFRRCLVPRGSGIAGRDIEVVEVGTLPEALEEMM encoded by the coding sequence ATGAGCAAAGTCCGCTGGCAGTACGTCTGCCAGGCCTGCGGCTATACCTCCCCCAAGTGGTTGGGTCGCTGCCCGTCCTGCGAGGCCTGGAACTCCCTCGTGGAGGAGGCGGTCGGCGACGGACCGCCGGCGCGGCGGGAGGTCCCGGCTGCCATTCCCGTGCCCGTCACCGACGTCTCGTCCGCCGGTCCCTCCCGGGTCTCCACCGGGGTCGGCGAGCTGGACCGCGTCCTGGGCGGGGGACTCGTGCCGGGCTCGGTGGTCCTCATCGGGGGAGACCCGGGCATCGGAAAGTCCACCCTGCTGCTGCGCGCCTGCCAGCGCCTGGCCGCGGGCGGGCTCACGGTGCTGTACGTCAGCGCCGAGGAGTCCCTCGCCCAGGTCAAGCTGCGGGCCGACCGGCTGGGAGTCGCCGAGCCCCGGCTGCTGCTCCTGTCCGAGACCGACCTGGACGCCGTCCTGGCCGCGTGTGAGAGGGTGCGGCCGGAGGTGGTGGTGGTGGATTCCATCCAGACCGTGGGGCGCCCGGACCTGCCCTCGCTGCCGGGCAGCGTCGGCCAGGTCCGGGACTGCACCGCCGCGCTGGTCCGCCTGGCCAAGGAGCGGGCCGTCGCCGTGCTGATCGTCGGCCACGTGACCAAGGAAGGGCAGCTGGCGGGGCCGCGGATGCTGGAGCACATGGTGGACACCGTGCTGTACTTTGAGGGCGACCGCCACCACGCCTACCGCATCCTGCGGGCCACCAAGAACCGCTTCGGCTCCACCAACGAGATCGGGGTGTTCGAGATGACCGCCGGCGGCCTTCGGGAGGTGACCAATCCGTCGGCCGCCTTCCTGTCCGGGCGCGCGTCGGACGCGCCGGGGTCGGCGGTGGTGGCCGCCCTGGAAGGGACCCGCCCGGTGCTGGTCGAGGTGCAGGCCCTGGTGACGCCCACGGTCTTCGGCACCCCCCGGCGGACCGCCTCGGGGGTCGACTACAACCGCCTGGTCGTCCTGCTGGCCGTCCTGGAAAAGCGGGCCGGGTTGCACCTGTCCGGCCACGATGTGTACGCCAGCGCCGCCGGCGGCATGACGGTGGACGACCCCGCCGCCGACCTGGGGATCGCCGGAGCGGTGGCCAGCAGCCTCCGCAACCGGCCGGCGGACCCCGCCGCCGTGGCCATCGGGGAGGTGGGGCTGGCGGGCGAGGTGCGGGCGGTGCCCCAGCTGGAGATGCGGGTGCAGGAAGCGGCCCGGCTGGGATTCCGCCGGTGCCTGGTGCCCCGCGGCTCGGGGATCGCCGGGCGCGACATCGAGGTGGTGGAAGTGGGCACCCTCCCCGAGGCGCTGGAGGAGATGATGTAA
- a CDS encoding DUF1573 domain-containing protein has product MKDTDESRFQATVSEYLLRHRSILDVQTKLAEATARINRALAKSVTQCGCISIHATRQRFPADVSLRELKQYMATHLDGQVCDRCREVLETEIGTALFYLAALCSLLNLDLRAILQKEHARVSALGVFNLT; this is encoded by the coding sequence ATGAAGGACACCGACGAATCCCGCTTCCAGGCCACCGTCAGCGAATATCTCCTGCGCCACCGCAGCATCCTGGACGTCCAGACCAAACTCGCCGAGGCCACGGCCCGCATCAACCGCGCCCTGGCCAAATCCGTCACCCAATGCGGGTGCATCTCGATTCATGCCACCCGCCAGCGGTTCCCCGCGGATGTCAGCCTGCGGGAGCTGAAGCAGTACATGGCCACGCACCTGGACGGCCAGGTCTGCGACCGGTGCCGGGAAGTCCTGGAGACCGAGATCGGCACCGCCCTGTTCTACCTGGCGGCCCTGTGCAGCCTGCTGAACCTGGACCTGCGCGCCATCCTGCAGAAAGAACACGCCCGCGTCAGCGCCCTGGGAGTGTTCAACCTGACCTGA
- a CDS encoding TRAM domain-containing protein, with product MRWVIRLGGLILGGALGYQLGDGVVVLVPRLAGLRLVLLGGGLASGAALGSLLAVWVWRRFESAMGWVLGRLAHVSLRDVGLGVLGLGSGLLLAALVGFPLSRIPGVGNYLALTAALVLGYLGYHLVMQRRDEVAGFLRLERGGRPGVRGRGVPKVLDTSVIIDGRVADVVRAGFLEGPLLVPRSVLHELQRIADSSDTLRRNRGRRGLDILHRLQEELQAVQIVDDPKDAGDADAALVALARAVRGWIVTNDYNLNKVAALQGIRVLNINELSQALRPVVLPGEELTVQVIRDGKEAGQGVGYLEDGTMVVVEGGKKYIGETSEVVVTSVLQTVAGRMIFGRPKDAQGTGGTSGQRR from the coding sequence ATGAGGTGGGTCATCCGGCTCGGCGGGCTCATCCTCGGAGGGGCCCTGGGCTACCAGCTGGGCGACGGGGTGGTGGTCCTGGTGCCGCGCCTGGCGGGCCTGCGGCTGGTCCTGCTGGGCGGGGGCCTGGCCTCCGGCGCGGCCCTGGGGTCGCTGCTGGCCGTGTGGGTGTGGCGCCGGTTTGAAAGCGCCATGGGGTGGGTCCTGGGGCGCCTGGCCCACGTCTCCCTGCGGGATGTCGGCCTGGGGGTGCTGGGCCTGGGCTCGGGCCTGTTGCTGGCCGCCCTGGTGGGGTTCCCCCTCTCCCGGATTCCCGGGGTGGGCAACTACCTGGCCCTGACCGCAGCCCTGGTTCTGGGCTACCTGGGCTATCACCTGGTGATGCAGCGCCGGGACGAGGTGGCCGGATTTCTGCGGCTGGAGCGGGGTGGCCGGCCGGGCGTCCGCGGACGCGGGGTGCCCAAGGTCCTGGACACCAGCGTCATCATTGACGGCCGCGTGGCCGATGTGGTCAGAGCCGGGTTCCTGGAAGGCCCCCTGCTGGTCCCCCGCTCGGTCCTCCACGAGCTGCAGCGGATCGCCGACTCCTCGGACACCCTGCGGCGCAACCGGGGCCGGCGGGGGCTGGACATCCTCCACCGGCTGCAGGAGGAGCTGCAGGCCGTCCAGATTGTGGACGACCCCAAGGACGCCGGCGACGCGGACGCCGCCCTGGTGGCCCTGGCCCGGGCCGTCCGCGGGTGGATTGTCACCAACGACTACAACCTCAACAAGGTGGCAGCCCTGCAGGGCATCCGGGTGTTGAACATCAACGAGCTCTCCCAGGCCCTGCGGCCGGTCGTCCTGCCCGGGGAGGAGCTGACCGTGCAGGTGATCCGCGACGGCAAGGAGGCCGGCCAGGGGGTGGGCTACCTGGAGGACGGGACCATGGTGGTGGTGGAGGGCGGCAAGAAGTACATCGGGGAGACCTCCGAGGTGGTGGTCACCAGCGTCCTGCAGACGGTGGCCGGCCGCATGATCTTCGGGCGCCCCAAGGACGCTCAGGGCACGGGCGGGACGTCGGGCCAGAGGCGATGA
- the ispD gene encoding 2-C-methyl-D-erythritol 4-phosphate cytidylyltransferase: MTPAGAAAVVVAAGRGERLGGVTPKAFVPVAGAPLVVRAVRAVAACPDVSDVVVVVGAADVARARDLLSSAGVQKVAAVVPGGPHRQASVAAGLEQVAADLTVVHDGARPLVSPAVISAVLREAAAWGAASAGIPLRETVKEVVDGVASRTADRDRLWAARTPQAFRTALLRDAHRRAAADGFVGTDDAVLVERLGHPVRMVEDVPWNIKITVPADLTLAEALLGAGEVRTGLGYDIHRLAPGRRLVLGGVEIPGPRGLDGHSDADVLAHAIMDAILGAAGLADIGHHFPPHDPAYRGADSLQLLSRVVRMAGEAGWQVVHVDGVVVAEWPRLGPYVEAMRARLAAALGVEPDQVNVKATTAEGLGAVGRGEGIAAQAVATLRRAGVRDRQAPGGAG; the protein is encoded by the coding sequence ATGACGCCCGCCGGCGCCGCGGCGGTGGTGGTGGCCGCCGGGCGGGGTGAGCGCCTGGGCGGCGTCACGCCCAAGGCGTTCGTGCCGGTGGCCGGCGCGCCCCTGGTGGTCCGGGCGGTGCGGGCGGTGGCGGCGTGCCCCGACGTCTCCGATGTGGTGGTGGTGGTCGGCGCCGCCGACGTGGCCCGCGCCCGAGACCTGCTGTCCTCGGCCGGGGTCCAGAAGGTGGCGGCGGTGGTCCCCGGCGGCCCGCACCGGCAGGCGTCGGTGGCGGCGGGCCTGGAGCAGGTGGCGGCGGACCTCACCGTCGTCCACGACGGCGCGCGGCCCCTGGTCTCCCCGGCCGTGATCTCCGCCGTCCTGCGGGAGGCGGCGGCGTGGGGAGCCGCGTCGGCCGGCATCCCCCTGCGCGAGACCGTCAAGGAGGTCGTCGACGGCGTCGCATCCCGCACCGCCGACCGGGACCGCCTGTGGGCGGCTCGCACCCCCCAGGCCTTCCGTACCGCGCTGCTGCGGGACGCCCACCGCCGGGCGGCGGCCGACGGGTTCGTGGGCACCGATGACGCCGTGCTGGTGGAGCGGTTGGGACATCCGGTGCGGATGGTGGAGGACGTCCCCTGGAACATCAAGATCACCGTCCCCGCCGACCTGACGCTGGCCGAGGCGCTGCTGGGCGCGGGGGAGGTCCGCACGGGGCTGGGCTACGACATCCACCGGCTGGCACCGGGTCGGCGCCTGGTCCTGGGCGGGGTGGAGATCCCCGGCCCCCGGGGGCTGGACGGGCATTCGGACGCCGATGTCCTGGCCCACGCCATCATGGACGCGATCCTGGGAGCCGCAGGCCTGGCCGACATCGGCCATCACTTTCCTCCCCACGACCCCGCCTACCGCGGCGCCGACAGCCTCCAGCTGCTGTCCCGGGTGGTCCGCATGGCTGGCGAGGCGGGGTGGCAGGTGGTCCACGTGGACGGTGTCGTGGTGGCCGAGTGGCCGCGCCTGGGGCCGTACGTGGAGGCCATGCGGGCGCGGCTGGCTGCGGCCCTGGGGGTGGAGCCCGATCAGGTCAACGTCAAGGCGACGACCGCCGAGGGCCTGGGAGCCGTGGGCCGCGGGGAAGGCATCGCCGCCCAGGCCGTCGCCACCCTGCGCCGGGCCGGCGTGCGGGACCGTCAGGCCCCCGGGGGCGCCGGATGA